The following proteins are encoded in a genomic region of Ostrea edulis chromosome 7, xbOstEdul1.1, whole genome shotgun sequence:
- the LOC130048350 gene encoding uncharacterized protein LOC130048350 has protein sequence MVKAFKEEFELKNWKINDAEPRTFVIGQLVPMFFYPLWTLIWAIYHALNFILMPYYRTELAPYPEPWPFYLSNWTYTVLTIGAVWDCVATIYVYLKKQSLLVPVPGALASTPWFQQVVWVTYNITNVTNLTMTILLGSLVTYRSDAASILIQIFSSIYVIANIFIGAKETRILHVYQPIAFMFVYIVFNMIYSMASGKAVYSTMNWRGQPGFSILWLFGLLLLIAPLVHLFVYGLYRLREFINDKCCKKDVTDVV, from the exons ATGGTGAAAGCTTTTAAAGAGGAATTTGAGCtaaaaaattggaaaatcaaTGATGCTGAGCCAAGGACGTTTGTCATTGGACAg tTGGTTCCGATGTTTTTCTACCCTTTGTGGACGTTGATATGGGCCATATATCATGCTCTGAATTTCATCCTGATGCCGTACTACAGAACAGAATTGGCGCCCTATCCTGAGCCCTGGCCATTCTATCTCTCAAACTGGACGTACACCGTTCTAACGATAGGGGCCGTTTGGGACTGCGTGGCCACCATCTACGTCTATTTGAAAAAACAGAGTCTGCTCGTGCCTGTGCCAG GTGCCCTGGCCAGCACACCTTGGTTTCAGCAGGTGGTGTGGGTCACCTATAACATCACAAACGTCACCAATCTGACCATGACTATTCTGCTGGGCAGTCTAGTCACTTACC GTTCTGACGCCGCCAGTATACTCATTCAAATCTTCAGTTCGATCTACGTCATCGCCAACATATTCATCGGCGCCAAGGAAACCAGAATTCTCCACGTCTATCAACCGATAGCCTTCATGTTCGTGTATATTGTTTTCAATATGATTTACAGCATGGCTTCCGGTAAAGCCGTGTATTCCACCATGAATTGGAGAGGACAGCCGGGATTCAGCATTCTCTGGCTGTTTGGTCTGCTGCTGTTGATCGCCCCTCTCGTTCACTTGTTCGTCTATGGGCTGTACAGACTCCGAGAGTTCATCAATGACAAGTGCTGCAAGAAAGATGTCACCGATGTAGTCTAG
- the LOC125656002 gene encoding uncharacterized protein LOC125656002: MSRRRDQLWVSDDVMVVALPTAFIFAFYCVSCLYSIYRVAMDPRHSAQDVVRCDLCETAMVQMYCDFCNVNLCFACIGKHIADDYDKHKVVPIQNRKSTLIYPKCSTHQNKYCKYHCKECNMSVCSLCTTISTDKHKGHTFSVLSEIYNKRKADFTKDSVEIENIIFPTYEEMATDLETQITNVDGEYMKFTTLVTKHGEEWHKEIDNVINKMKNDIEEMKTKHLEVLKKHLDEIKQIQSLIEQSLITLKEMEESNEVSVTMEYRSQNKEFRKLPPKVRVSLPTFSPNTIDSEQLYKSLGSLIPLSITKNENGYTLKKTETSPKELMDEPELVTTINTGYEKLRSVTFLSEEEFWTSAKVSDMKCFNVQGTVINTIKTKSGEWPRDIAVTNDGDLVYSDVTTKTVNKVKSGQTEEMIKQQGWKPSQLCVTSSGDLLVTMYSDDKTQSKVVRYSGSTEKQTIQYDDEGKPLYSGKATIKYISENRNLDICVADLRAGAVVVVNQAGKLRFRYIGHSSAAKNEAFKPRGITTDSQSQILTADRDNHCIHILDQHGQFLRYVDNCDLKDPFGLCVDKSDNLFVAEISRGNIKKIKYLQ; the protein is encoded by the exons atgagtagaagacgGGATCAGCTGTGGGTATCTGACGATGTGATGGTGGTGGCACTGCCTACAGCTTTTATATTTGCCTTCTATTGTGTCTCTTGCCTTTACTC AATATATAGAGTAGCCATGGACCCCCGCCACAGTGCCCAAGATGTCGTCCGATGTGACCTTTGTGAGACAGCTATGGTACAGATGTACTGTGATTTCTGCAATGTCAACTTATGCTTTGCCTGTATAGGAAAACACATTGCTGATGACTATGACAAACACAAAGTGGTCCCAATCCAAAATCGAAAATCTACCTTAATCTATCCAAAGTGTAgtacacatcaaaacaaatattgtaaatatcattGCAAGGAATGTAACATGTCTGTCTGTTCCTTGTGTACTACTATATCTACAGATAAACACAAGGGTCATACATTTTCAGTTCTTTCTGAAATCTACAACAAAAGAAAAGCAGATTTTACAAAAGATTCAGTGGAGATAGAAAACATTATTTTTCCAACATATGAAGAAATGGCCACCGATTTAGAAACTCAGATAACCAACGTGGATGGGGAATATATGAAATTCACAACACTAGTTACAAAACATGGAGAGGAATGGCACAAAGAAATTGACAATGTcatcaacaaaatgaaaaatgatatagAAGAGATGAAAACCAAACACCTGGAAGTTCTGAAGAAGCATTTGGATGAAATTAAGCAGATACAGTCCCTTATTGAGCAATCACTGATTACTCTGAAGGAAATGGAGGAATCCAATGAAGTGTCTGTGACCATGGAATACAGATCCCAAAACAAAGAATTCAGAAAACTTCCTCCCAAAGTCCGAGTCTCACTGCCTACATTTAGTCCAAACACGATAGACAGTGAACAGCTTTACAAGTCACTGGGATCTTTGATACCATTATCAATTACGAAAAATGAAAATGGCTACACACTGAAGAAAACGGAAACCTCACCCAAAGAACTCATGGATGAACCAGAGCTTGTCACTACAATAAATACTGGGTATGAAAAACTCCGCAGTGTTACCTTTCTGAGTGAAGAAGAATTCTGGACAAGTGCAAAAGTCAGTGATATGAAGTGCTTTAATGTTCAAGGTACAGTTATCAatacaatcaaaacaaaatcagGAGAATGGCCACGTGATATAGCAGTGACAAATGATGGGGATCTAGTGTACTCTGATGTGACAACAAAGACTGTGAACAAAGTGAAGAGTGGACAGACAGAGGAGATGATCAAACAACAGGGCTGGAAACCCAGCCAACTCTGTGTCACCTCCTCTGGTGATCTCCTAGTTACCATGTACAGTGATGATAAAACACAATCCAAAGTTGTCCGTTACTCGGgttccacagagaaacaaacaatCCAGTATGATGATGAGGGTAAGCCTCTATATTCAGGAAAAGCTACAATTAAATACATCAGTGAGAACAgaaacctggatatctgtgtggctgacttaAGAGCTGGTGCAGTAGTAGTGGTCAATCAGGCTGGAAAACTTCGATTTAGATACATTGGTCATTCTTCTGCTGCCAAAAATGAAGCATTCAAACCCCGTGGAATCACAACAGACAGTCAGAGTCAGATCCTGACAGCAGACCGTGATAACCactgtatccacatcctagaccAGCATGGACAGTTCCTTCGCTATGTAGATAACTGTGATCTGAAAGACCCATttggtttatgtgtggacaaaAGTGACAACTTGTTTGTTGCTGAGATTAGTCGGGGAAATATCAAGAAAATCAAATATctacaatga